In Aerosakkonema funiforme FACHB-1375, a single window of DNA contains:
- a CDS encoding CAAD domain-containing protein — MQDKLPANDPPETKVPDSEVNVTQPVAPAAKPPVEPVEPSTELPTVEVKVPEQEPLPTEVPNETSTQQWRQVADRISGFIDSPPSYLTEFFDKYKQPLISVSLILLVFISIKLLSGLLDAINEIPLIAPTFELIGLGYAGWFVYRYLLGAKNREELSELVKAVREYIFGKENVK, encoded by the coding sequence ATGCAAGATAAACTGCCAGCAAACGATCCACCAGAAACAAAAGTTCCAGACTCAGAGGTTAACGTAACACAACCAGTAGCCCCTGCTGCCAAACCGCCTGTGGAACCTGTGGAACCCTCTACGGAACTGCCAACAGTAGAGGTTAAGGTGCCAGAACAGGAACCGTTGCCGACCGAAGTGCCAAATGAAACCTCTACCCAACAATGGCGGCAGGTTGCGGACAGAATATCGGGTTTTATAGATAGTCCGCCAAGTTACCTAACCGAGTTTTTTGACAAATACAAGCAACCCTTAATCAGCGTTAGTTTAATTCTGTTAGTTTTTATCAGTATCAAACTGCTGTCGGGTTTGTTGGATGCTATCAATGAAATTCCTTTGATAGCGCCAACTTTTGAGCTAATTGGCTTGGGATATGCAGGTTGGTTCGTTTATCGCTATTTACTCGGCGCTAAGAACCGCGAAGAATTATCCGAGCTAGTTAAGGCTGTTAGAGAGTACATTTTCGGCAAAGAAAACGTAAAATAG
- a CDS encoding OmpA family protein: protein MYGHTDSKGDDAYNEKLSQLRAAAVKYYLINVFKVQPNRLQTKGFGKIKPIAPNNNPDGSDNPTGREKNRRVEVLIKT from the coding sequence ATTTACGGACACACCGACAGCAAAGGAGATGATGCTTACAATGAAAAACTTTCCCAACTCCGAGCCGCCGCAGTCAAATACTATTTGATTAATGTTTTCAAAGTCCAGCCGAATCGACTGCAAACCAAAGGATTTGGCAAAATTAAGCCAATTGCTCCTAATAATAATCCTGATGGCTCCGATAATCCGACTGGTAGGGAAAAGAACAGGCGCGTTGAAGTACTAATTAAAACTTAA